A section of the Rossellomorea marisflavi genome encodes:
- a CDS encoding glycosyltransferase family 2 protein codes for MIPKVSIIIPFYNCAYVDQAIESALNQSYPSIEVIVVDDGSTLHLEKLEPYADRITVLHKVNGGTATALNWGMDTATGTYTAWLSSDDLFLPEKISLQVEYMERNRIDLCFSDYLLITDTGTEWMWSVNESFEDIKRLKDVLAHRNPINGSTMLMKRKIFKEAGFFEPKYRFTHDYEMWMRLMMRGYSFGYLHLPLIKYRTHPASGSMNHQVDIRREMNELQLLYREKRSEED; via the coding sequence ATGATTCCAAAAGTGTCTATTATTATTCCGTTCTATAATTGTGCTTACGTGGATCAGGCAATCGAGAGCGCCCTCAATCAATCGTATCCGTCAATCGAAGTGATTGTGGTGGACGATGGCTCCACATTGCATCTGGAAAAGCTTGAACCTTATGCCGATCGGATTACGGTCCTCCACAAAGTCAACGGAGGAACGGCAACAGCATTGAACTGGGGGATGGATACTGCTACTGGGACCTATACCGCCTGGCTCAGTTCAGATGATCTGTTCCTCCCGGAGAAGATATCCCTGCAAGTAGAGTATATGGAGCGGAACCGGATCGACCTTTGCTTCAGTGATTATCTTCTCATTACGGATACAGGAACAGAATGGATGTGGTCGGTCAATGAATCCTTCGAGGATATAAAAAGGCTGAAAGACGTTCTGGCGCATCGTAATCCCATTAACGGTTCTACGATGCTCATGAAGAGGAAGATCTTCAAGGAAGCAGGATTCTTCGAGCCGAAGTACCGTTTCACCCATGATTATGAGATGTGGATGCGGCTGATGATGAGGGGATACTCATTTGGTTATCTTCATTTGCCCCTCATCAAGTATCGCACCCATCCGGCATCGGGTAGTATGAACCATCAAGTCGATATCCGTCGGGAAATGAATGAACTGCAGTTGCTATATAGAGAGAAAAGGAGTGAAGAAGATTGA
- a CDS encoding glycosyltransferase family 4 protein, giving the protein MKILIATIFPLPGGGIWSFVSNLHDGLVAKGHSVDIICSNSTNTQVLNLLKGNTIELLPFRPMIERKLRKSIPRLIEDPWVYHAEVNRYLFERGLAEHDLSQYDLIHCQDVLSAVSISRMKPAHIPMVTSIHGFLSGAIFHQIKATNPGKSDGDIWSSFVLQYYARLEKIGYDSSTSLHTSSRWMRGILLNQYSVPSYKIMTFNYGVPIEQFPAYPGERPSGKCTIVAISRLVYLKGLHHLLESLEMLSPSLEWECLILGEGEMQERLVAQARQLGIESKVSFLGNRNDVVQILQKADVLVIPSLQENQPFAVIEAQMMGVPVIASNAGGLPEMVDHQGTGLIVEKGNSLQLSNALDLIIRHPAERDRMGQQAWKRSREKWGLPSLIENAGAFYQSAMNLNT; this is encoded by the coding sequence ATGAAAATCCTGATTGCTACCATCTTCCCATTACCCGGAGGCGGCATTTGGTCATTTGTCTCCAATCTTCATGATGGTCTTGTTGCAAAAGGGCACTCTGTCGATATCATCTGCTCGAACTCTACAAACACTCAGGTATTGAACCTCTTAAAAGGGAATACGATCGAACTTTTACCCTTCCGGCCCATGATCGAGCGGAAACTCAGGAAGTCCATTCCGAGATTGATTGAGGATCCATGGGTGTATCATGCAGAAGTGAACAGATATCTTTTTGAACGTGGACTGGCAGAACATGATTTGTCGCAATATGACCTTATCCACTGTCAGGATGTTCTGTCGGCGGTATCGATAAGCAGGATGAAACCTGCCCATATCCCCATGGTTACATCCATCCATGGCTTTTTGTCCGGAGCGATCTTCCATCAAATCAAAGCGACTAATCCCGGCAAATCCGATGGTGACATCTGGAGCAGTTTCGTCCTTCAGTATTACGCCAGGTTGGAGAAAATCGGCTATGACAGCAGTACATCTCTCCATACGTCAAGCAGGTGGATGAGGGGCATCCTGCTGAATCAATACAGCGTACCTTCTTATAAGATCATGACCTTCAACTATGGGGTTCCAATCGAACAATTCCCTGCCTATCCCGGAGAGCGTCCTTCAGGAAAGTGTACCATTGTGGCCATCAGCAGATTAGTGTACCTGAAAGGCCTCCACCACCTTCTGGAGTCGCTCGAAATGCTTTCTCCCTCACTGGAATGGGAATGCCTGATCCTAGGAGAAGGTGAGATGCAGGAGAGACTGGTGGCTCAGGCAAGGCAGCTTGGGATTGAGTCCAAGGTAAGCTTCCTTGGTAACCGGAATGATGTTGTGCAGATTCTGCAGAAGGCAGACGTTCTGGTCATTCCGAGCCTTCAGGAAAATCAGCCGTTCGCCGTCATCGAGGCGCAAATGATGGGGGTACCGGTCATTGCCTCCAACGCTGGAGGTCTTCCGGAAATGGTCGATCATCAGGGAACGGGTCTGATCGTGGAGAAAGGGAACAGCCTCCAGCTTTCCAATGCATTGGATCTTATCATCCGACACCCAGCGGAACGGGATCGTATGGGGCAGCAAGCTTGGAAACGGAGCAGGGAAAAATGGGGTCTCCCATCCCTCATTGAGAATGCTGGGGCATTCTATCAATCAGCGATGAACCTGAATACCTGA
- the wecB gene encoding non-hydrolyzing UDP-N-acetylglucosamine 2-epimerase produces the protein MKIVTVLGTRPEIIRLSLIMKKLDQLADRHVIVHTGQNFTHSLNGVFYQELGLRAPDYVLSDKQQSLGKQLSALYEGLEEILIREKPDKVLVLGDTNSGLSAILAERMMIPVVHMEAGNRCFDLNVPEEKNRKIIDSVSSFNLVYTPYSKTNLLNEGMTPSKIITTGNPIYEVLKHYETDIDSSTILKDLSLEERDYFLATIHRAENVDNPHHLTSIIQAMNTIATTHKKRIIFSAHPRTRSKLLAMPDLSIDPRIEFHEPFGFFDFIQLEKKAYCVLTDSGTVQEECCIFHVPAVTVRKTTERPETVDCGSNFISGLVEANIVNGVNVMCSKAANWKCPAEYLDEHVSDKVINILLGGTEIVY, from the coding sequence GTGAAAATCGTTACAGTACTGGGGACGAGGCCGGAGATCATCAGGCTGAGCCTCATCATGAAAAAGCTCGATCAGCTTGCGGATCGGCATGTCATCGTGCATACAGGGCAGAACTTCACCCACTCATTGAACGGTGTGTTCTATCAGGAGCTTGGCCTGCGTGCACCCGACTACGTCCTGTCGGATAAGCAGCAGTCACTTGGCAAGCAGCTATCTGCCTTATATGAAGGACTTGAAGAGATACTGATCCGTGAGAAGCCGGATAAAGTGCTTGTGCTTGGCGACACGAATAGCGGGCTGAGTGCCATCCTGGCCGAACGGATGATGATTCCTGTCGTCCACATGGAAGCAGGGAACCGCTGCTTCGATTTGAATGTACCGGAAGAGAAGAATCGGAAGATCATCGATTCCGTCTCATCATTCAATCTCGTTTATACTCCGTATAGCAAAACCAATCTTCTCAATGAAGGGATGACACCAAGCAAAATCATCACAACCGGCAATCCCATCTATGAAGTTCTGAAGCATTATGAAACGGACATTGATTCCAGCACCATACTTAAAGACCTTTCATTAGAAGAAAGGGACTATTTCCTGGCTACGATCCACAGGGCAGAAAACGTAGACAACCCCCACCACCTTACCTCCATCATCCAAGCCATGAACACCATTGCGACCACCCACAAAAAAAGAATCATCTTCAGCGCACATCCGAGAACACGCTCCAAGTTATTGGCCATGCCTGATCTATCCATCGATCCAAGAATTGAATTCCATGAACCATTCGGATTCTTTGACTTCATACAGCTCGAAAAAAAGGCGTATTGCGTATTGACCGATAGCGGAACGGTCCAGGAAGAGTGCTGCATCTTCCATGTGCCGGCCGTAACAGTCAGGAAGACGACCGAAAGACCGGAAACGGTTGACTGTGGCAGTAACTTCATTTCCGGCCTGGTGGAAGCGAACATCGTGAACGGTGTGAACGTCATGTGTTCCAAGGCTGCGAATTGGAAGTGTCCTGCAGAATACTTGGATGAACATGTGTCGGATAAAGTGATCAATATACTTTTAGGAGGGACAGAAATTGTTTACTAA
- a CDS encoding SDR family NAD(P)-dependent oxidoreductase, protein MFTNKTILVTGGTGSWGNELVSQLLEKNPKEIRIFSRNETSQVLTKQKFENDPRLTFLIGDVRDKEAVMEAAQKVDYIFHLAALKHVPVCEHQPLEALKTNVMGTQNIIDAAIENEVEKVINISTDKAANPSNFYGFTKAMGEKLIINANVLTDKTKFVCVRGGNVLGTNGSVIHVFKHGIKEKSKIGITDKNMTRFFLTIKDAIKLLFKATYESHGGEIFVMKMPTCKIMDLAQVLIDRYSPDQEVTVEELGIRPGEKLHELLLTEFESHNTIVYDNEYFVILPTIHIEGLTEFYKDFPQVDLDTYSSSDNIINYDQIKSMLKDGGFLE, encoded by the coding sequence TTGTTTACTAATAAAACAATCTTAGTAACGGGAGGAACGGGATCATGGGGTAACGAACTCGTATCCCAGCTTCTTGAGAAAAATCCGAAGGAAATCAGGATCTTCTCCCGGAATGAAACAAGTCAGGTACTGACAAAGCAAAAATTCGAGAACGACCCGCGCCTGACGTTCCTGATCGGGGATGTGCGTGATAAGGAAGCGGTGATGGAGGCGGCTCAGAAAGTCGATTATATCTTCCATCTTGCGGCACTTAAACATGTACCGGTATGTGAGCATCAGCCACTTGAAGCACTTAAAACGAATGTGATGGGTACCCAGAATATCATCGACGCCGCCATTGAAAATGAAGTGGAGAAGGTAATCAATATCTCCACTGACAAAGCGGCCAATCCGTCCAATTTCTATGGATTCACGAAAGCCATGGGAGAAAAACTGATCATCAATGCCAATGTGCTGACTGATAAAACGAAATTTGTTTGTGTACGGGGCGGGAATGTACTGGGGACAAATGGAAGCGTCATCCACGTCTTCAAGCATGGCATCAAGGAAAAGTCGAAAATCGGGATAACGGATAAAAACATGACCCGTTTCTTCCTCACCATCAAAGATGCCATCAAACTGTTGTTCAAAGCCACTTACGAAAGCCATGGGGGAGAAATCTTCGTCATGAAGATGCCGACGTGCAAGATCATGGATCTGGCTCAAGTTCTCATCGATCGATATTCCCCTGATCAAGAAGTCACAGTGGAGGAACTAGGGATCCGACCGGGGGAAAAATTGCATGAATTGCTTCTGACGGAGTTTGAAAGCCACAATACCATCGTGTATGACAACGAATACTTCGTCATTCTCCCGACGATTCACATCGAAGGATTAACAGAATTTTACAAAGACTTCCCGCAGGTTGATCTTGATACGTATTCCTCAAGTGATAATATCATCAATTACGATCAGATCAAGTCCATGCTGAAGGACGGGGGCTTTCTGGAATGA
- a CDS encoding SDR family oxidoreductase: MRILVLGGRGMAGHVITSYMKKQGHDVLYTTRNEDGIQLDVTSLAGVRNVILHHKPDVLINAVGLLNGDAEARLKDAIIVNGLLPHFLTEVLDEYGGKLIHISTDCVFSGEKGSYVENDEKDGTTAYSKTKAIGEVTRSPHLTIRTSIIGPELKENGIGLFHWFLKQQGEVKGYANVFWNGVTTLELAKAIDHLIPTGATGLYHLCTPGRISKYELLQLFKEVLKKDDVTITASLTPVHDKTLVHTRKDVHYPVQDYKNMLIEMVEWMRQK, encoded by the coding sequence ATGAGGATCCTCGTATTGGGGGGCAGGGGCATGGCTGGCCATGTCATCACCTCCTATATGAAAAAGCAGGGACATGACGTCCTCTACACCACCAGGAATGAAGACGGGATCCAACTTGATGTAACAAGCCTTGCCGGTGTAAGGAACGTCATCTTGCATCACAAGCCGGATGTGCTCATCAATGCCGTCGGACTCCTGAATGGGGATGCAGAGGCCAGACTCAAGGACGCCATCATCGTCAATGGCCTTCTGCCCCATTTTTTGACGGAAGTACTGGATGAATACGGTGGAAAACTTATCCATATCAGTACGGATTGCGTCTTTTCAGGAGAAAAGGGAAGCTATGTAGAGAATGATGAGAAGGATGGCACCACTGCCTATTCCAAGACGAAGGCGATCGGTGAGGTGACCCGCTCACCTCATCTGACCATCAGGACTTCGATCATCGGACCTGAATTGAAGGAGAATGGAATCGGTCTCTTTCACTGGTTCTTAAAGCAACAAGGTGAAGTGAAAGGATATGCGAATGTATTTTGGAACGGTGTGACCACCCTCGAACTCGCCAAAGCCATCGATCACTTGATCCCCACTGGTGCAACAGGACTCTATCATCTGTGCACACCGGGAAGAATCAGTAAGTATGAGCTCCTTCAACTTTTCAAAGAAGTTCTCAAAAAAGATGACGTGACCATCACAGCGTCACTGACTCCGGTTCATGATAAGACGCTCGTGCATACCCGGAAAGACGTTCATTATCCTGTTCAGGATTACAAAAACATGCTCATAGAAATGGTCGAATGGATGCGACAAAAATGA
- a CDS encoding NAD-dependent epimerase/dehydratase family protein — MDATKMKRVLVTGASGFTGRHACALFAGMGYTVYGLVRKPTMMKDVTLVPCDIMDEQQVKRVVQEVNPDITLHLAAQNHGGVAWEKPAFTFRINVLGTLNLLEALRICAPKSIILITGSVLEWNAGYQPAHPYGVSKLMQTGLASSWCTLFGLDVRIARSSNLCGPGESTGICSLLARSCVEEKEAFHFANILDQRDFLDVRDAVCAYERIIANGERGGNYTVASGRNRTLLEVARAIRDIAGSGITFSTDLFQRTVQELYPAVETRGLGWEPAIPFTQTLEDIHDYMKTTKR; from the coding sequence ATGGATGCGACAAAAATGAAACGGGTCCTTGTGACCGGAGCCTCGGGATTCACGGGACGTCACGCTTGTGCCTTGTTTGCAGGCATGGGATACACAGTGTACGGTCTAGTGAGGAAACCGACAATGATGAAAGATGTGACGCTTGTACCATGCGATATTATGGATGAACAGCAAGTCAAACGGGTGGTGCAAGAGGTGAATCCCGACATCACGCTTCATCTTGCTGCTCAGAATCACGGTGGTGTTGCCTGGGAGAAGCCTGCTTTCACATTCCGCATAAATGTACTGGGAACCTTGAATCTGTTGGAAGCTTTGAGGATCTGCGCACCGAAGTCTATCATATTGATCACGGGTTCGGTACTGGAATGGAACGCCGGCTATCAGCCGGCGCATCCATATGGCGTATCCAAGCTCATGCAGACGGGCCTTGCTTCCTCCTGGTGCACACTTTTCGGATTGGATGTTCGGATTGCCCGCTCCTCTAACTTATGCGGTCCGGGAGAATCAACAGGAATCTGTTCCCTTTTAGCAAGGAGCTGTGTGGAAGAGAAGGAAGCTTTTCACTTCGCCAATATACTCGATCAAAGGGATTTCCTAGACGTCAGGGATGCGGTTTGTGCCTATGAGAGGATTATTGCAAACGGAGAGCGCGGAGGGAATTATACAGTGGCCTCCGGTCGGAACCGGACCCTTCTGGAAGTAGCGAGGGCTATAAGGGATATAGCTGGAAGCGGAATCACCTTCAGTACAGACCTCTTTCAGCGAACTGTCCAGGAGCTGTACCCTGCGGTAGAAACCCGGGGTCTGGGATGGGAACCGGCCATTCCGTTCACACAAACATTGGAAGATATCCATGACTATATGAAAACAACAAAAAGGTAA
- a CDS encoding glycosyltransferase family 2 protein — MSRHIPKVSVVFPVKNEGKNVKMTLDSLFNVKTNVEVEAILVDDASTDDGFAFLSTYEHKQKVIYVRAEGVGPSVARNLGAEAAHYPYIAFCDAHMTFEHFWLDRLVYPLASGVTDAVCPAIGSLEDPSIVGYGQSLTPSLKIKWNPRGRGLFETAILPGACIVMKKETFDDIGGFEPGFYSWGHEDVEISIKLWLFGYRCHCDPTVTILHLFRTAHPYSVNYEGIYYNLMRMAYLHFDDARIERAKSLIVHGSSIKIDRKVLQDGVLQKRTEYMKKRKTSIDTLFKKFSIYF; from the coding sequence ATGAGCAGGCATATACCCAAAGTTTCCGTTGTATTCCCTGTGAAGAACGAAGGAAAGAATGTTAAGATGACGTTGGATTCCCTTTTCAACGTCAAGACGAATGTCGAGGTCGAGGCGATCCTTGTGGACGATGCGTCCACCGATGACGGCTTCGCCTTTCTCTCAACCTATGAACATAAACAAAAAGTGATCTATGTACGGGCAGAAGGGGTAGGTCCCTCTGTTGCCAGGAATCTGGGGGCGGAAGCTGCGCACTACCCTTATATCGCTTTTTGTGATGCCCATATGACCTTTGAACATTTCTGGTTGGACCGTCTTGTCTATCCACTGGCAAGCGGGGTGACAGATGCCGTTTGTCCAGCCATCGGTTCACTGGAAGACCCCTCCATCGTAGGATACGGACAATCCTTGACTCCTTCACTGAAGATTAAGTGGAACCCCAGAGGGAGGGGGCTTTTTGAAACAGCTATTCTTCCCGGTGCATGCATTGTCATGAAGAAAGAGACATTCGATGATATCGGCGGTTTTGAACCTGGATTTTATTCGTGGGGGCACGAAGATGTAGAAATTTCGATCAAACTTTGGCTTTTCGGATACCGATGCCACTGCGATCCTACGGTGACCATCCTTCATTTGTTCAGGACGGCCCACCCGTACAGTGTGAACTACGAGGGGATCTACTACAATCTCATGAGGATGGCCTATCTTCATTTTGATGATGCCAGGATCGAAAGGGCCAAATCCCTGATTGTGCATGGTTCATCCATCAAGATTGACCGAAAGGTGCTCCAGGATGGGGTGCTCCAAAAAAGAACAGAGTATATGAAAAAAAGGAAGACCAGCATCGATACACTATTCAAGAAATTTTCGATTTACTTCTGA
- the miaB gene encoding tRNA (N6-isopentenyl adenosine(37)-C2)-methylthiotransferase MiaB, producing MNEEQRKHGQQANPTSAKSEKDYSQYFQSVYIPPSLKEAKKRGKEEVQYHNDFTIDDKFKGLGTGRKFYIRTYGCQMNEHDTEVMAGIFMALGYEATNNTNDADVILLNTCAIRENAENKVFGELGHLKALKRENPGLLIGVCGCMSQEESVVKKILKTYQQVDMIFGTHNIHRLPEILSEAYMSKAMVVEVWSKEGDVIENLPKVRRGNIKAWVNIMYGCDKFCTYCIVPYTRGKERSRRPEEIIQEVRSLAAQGYQEVTLLGQNVNAYGKDIEDMDYGLGDLMDELRKIDIPRIRFTTSHPRDFDDHLIEVLSKKGNLVEHIHLPVQSGSTSVLKIMARKYSREVFLDLVARIKTAMPDVALTTDIIVGYPNETEEQFEETLSLYREVGFESAYTYIYSPREGTPAAKMTDNVPDDVKKDRLRRLNAVVNEFSGKSLLPYKGEIVEVLVEGESKKNPEVLAGYTRRSKLVNFKAPKTAIGKIVKVKITDTKSWSLDGEMIEEGLIGSEFQIPAEVN from the coding sequence ATGAATGAGGAACAGCGAAAACATGGACAGCAGGCTAATCCGACATCAGCTAAAAGCGAGAAGGATTACAGTCAATATTTTCAGAGCGTCTATATTCCGCCTTCGTTGAAAGAAGCAAAAAAACGCGGGAAAGAGGAAGTCCAGTATCATAATGACTTCACCATTGATGATAAATTCAAAGGCCTTGGAACAGGAAGGAAATTCTACATACGTACATACGGTTGTCAGATGAACGAACACGATACCGAGGTCATGGCCGGGATCTTCATGGCCCTGGGCTATGAGGCAACGAATAACACAAATGATGCGGATGTAATCCTTCTGAATACATGTGCCATCCGGGAGAATGCGGAGAACAAAGTGTTCGGGGAGCTCGGTCACCTTAAAGCGCTGAAACGGGAGAATCCGGGACTGCTCATCGGCGTATGCGGGTGCATGTCACAGGAAGAATCCGTCGTCAAAAAGATTTTGAAAACGTATCAGCAAGTCGATATGATCTTTGGTACCCATAATATCCACAGACTCCCTGAAATCCTTTCAGAGGCATATATGTCCAAGGCCATGGTCGTAGAGGTCTGGTCAAAGGAAGGGGATGTGATCGAGAACCTTCCGAAGGTGCGCAGGGGAAACATCAAGGCTTGGGTGAATATCATGTATGGCTGCGATAAGTTTTGCACGTACTGCATCGTACCCTATACACGCGGGAAAGAACGGAGCAGAAGACCGGAAGAGATCATTCAGGAAGTACGGTCGCTGGCTGCTCAGGGGTATCAGGAAGTCACCCTTCTTGGCCAGAACGTCAATGCATACGGTAAGGATATTGAAGATATGGACTACGGACTCGGGGACCTGATGGACGAATTGAGGAAGATCGATATCCCTAGGATCCGCTTTACGACCAGTCATCCACGCGATTTTGATGATCATCTGATCGAAGTCCTTTCGAAGAAAGGGAATCTCGTCGAACACATCCATCTACCTGTTCAGTCCGGTTCCACTTCTGTCCTGAAGATCATGGCCAGAAAGTATTCACGTGAGGTCTTTCTTGACCTCGTGGCGAGGATCAAGACGGCCATGCCGGATGTTGCCCTGACCACAGACATCATCGTCGGTTATCCGAATGAAACAGAAGAGCAATTCGAAGAGACCCTCTCCTTGTACAGGGAGGTGGGCTTCGAATCGGCCTACACGTACATCTACTCCCCGCGGGAAGGGACCCCTGCGGCCAAAATGACGGATAATGTTCCTGACGATGTAAAAAAAGACCGTCTGCGCAGACTGAATGCAGTGGTCAATGAGTTTTCCGGGAAATCACTCCTGCCCTATAAAGGCGAAATCGTGGAAGTCCTTGTAGAAGGAGAGAGTAAGAAGAATCCGGAGGTGCTCGCCGGATATACAAGAAGGAGCAAACTAGTGAATTTCAAGGCACCCAAGACGGCCATTGGCAAAATCGTGAAGGTGAAGATCACCGATACCAAAAGCTGGTCGCTCGATGGGGAAATGATCGAAGAAGGTCTAATCGGATCTGAATTTCAAATACCGGCAGAGGTGAACTGA
- a CDS encoding RicAFT regulatory complex protein RicA family protein yields the protein MAKYTKDDIIKHAGDLAQMIADTEEVDFFKRAEAQIHENQKVREMIASIKSLQKQAVNFQHYGKSEALKMVEAKIENLENEIDAIPIVQQFKESQEDVNDLLQIVASVISNNVTDHIIETTGGDILRGETGSQVRNSMPGSCS from the coding sequence ATGGCGAAATATACAAAAGACGATATTATCAAGCATGCAGGCGATCTTGCACAAATGATCGCAGATACAGAAGAAGTGGACTTCTTCAAACGTGCAGAGGCACAGATTCACGAAAATCAAAAAGTGAGAGAAATGATTGCAAGCATCAAGAGCCTTCAAAAGCAGGCGGTCAACTTCCAACACTACGGCAAAAGTGAAGCACTGAAGATGGTTGAAGCAAAAATTGAGAACCTGGAAAATGAAATTGACGCTATTCCTATTGTCCAGCAGTTTAAAGAATCTCAAGAGGATGTGAATGATCTGCTTCAGATCGTAGCATCGGTCATCTCCAACAATGTGACCGACCACATCATTGAAACGACCGGCGGGGACATCCTAAGGGGAGAAACCGGGTCTCAGGTCCGTAATTCCATGCCGGGCAGCTGCTCATAA
- a CDS encoding outer spore coat protein CotE, with the protein MAEYREIITKAVVAKGRKFTQSHHTICPPHHPSSILGCWIINHEYKAHKVGKKVEIQGCYDINVWYSHSDNTKTSVVTERVEYTDVIKLKYRDPDCSDDLEVCARVLQQPNCCEAVISPNGNKIIVHVEREFLVEVIGETKVCVLVNPDGCDDHDWDCDLDDEEFEELDPEFLEGIEE; encoded by the coding sequence ATGGCAGAATATAGAGAGATCATTACAAAAGCGGTCGTAGCGAAGGGACGCAAATTCACTCAGTCCCATCATACGATTTGCCCGCCGCATCACCCATCGAGCATTTTAGGCTGCTGGATCATCAATCACGAGTACAAGGCACACAAAGTAGGGAAAAAAGTAGAGATTCAGGGTTGTTATGATATCAACGTATGGTACTCCCACAGCGACAACACGAAGACATCCGTGGTCACTGAGCGAGTCGAATATACAGACGTCATCAAATTGAAATACCGCGATCCTGATTGCTCGGATGATCTTGAAGTGTGCGCCCGCGTACTCCAACAGCCGAACTGCTGCGAAGCGGTCATCTCACCGAATGGGAATAAAATCATCGTTCATGTAGAACGTGAATTCCTGGTGGAAGTGATCGGTGAAACAAAAGTATGTGTCCTGGTGAATCCTGACGGCTGTGATGATCATGATTGGGACTGCGACCTGGATGACGAAGAGTTTGAAGAACTGGATCCGGAATTCCTTGAAGGCATCGAAGAGTAA